The Verrucomicrobium spinosum DSM 4136 = JCM 18804 DNA segment TGTTCTCCACCACGATGATGGCGTCATCGATCACGATGCCCACCGCCAGGGCCAGGGCCACGAGGCTGATCGAGTTCAAGGTCACATTCCCCACCCACATCACGCCGAAGCTGGCAATGATCGAGGTCGGGATGGCCAGCGCGGAGATGAGTGTAGCGCGGCCGTTTCCCAAGAAAAAAAGGACGATGAGCGCTGCGAAGATGGAGCCCAGCACCAAGTGCTCCTTCACCGCATGCGTGCTGGTGCGGATGATGAGCGAGTTGTCCCGCACGATCTCGATCTTGTACCCCTCTGGCAGCGTGGGACGGATCTCCTCCAGACGTTCCTTCACCGCATCCACCACCGCGATGGTGTTCTCCCCCGACTGCTTGCGGATGGAAAGCGTCACGGTGGGCTGGCCATTGCGACGTGCGACCGTTTGCAGATCTTCTGCGCCGTCCTCCACACGCGCCACATCCGCCAGGCGCACCAGGCCGCCGTCCTTCTCCCGCACGACGATGCGCCCGATGTCATCCACGCTCTGGGCCTTGCCCAGCACACGCAGACCGGCCTCCACGCCGTTGCCCTTCACGTTGCCACTGGGGATCTGCACGTTCTGCTGGCGCAGGGCGCGCTCCACATCCACTGCGGCGAGGTCGAAGGCCTTCAGGCGCACGGGATCCATCCAGATGTTGATCTGGCGTTTCCTCGCACCCAGCAGGGTCACCTGCCCCACCCCGGCCACGCTCTCCAGTTGCCGGCGCACCACCTTGTCCGCCAGCTCGCTGATCTCACGCACGGGCTTCTCCGCCACCAGGGAGATGCTCATGATGGGCTCCGCATCCGGGTCCAGCTTCTCCACAATGGGCGTGTCCACGTCCTCCGGCAGGTTGGGCAGGATGCGGTTCACACGGTCCCGCACCTCCTGTGCGGCCACGTCCACCTTCTTGTCCAGGTTAAAGGCCACCAGCACCTGGCTGATGCCCTCGGTCGAGACGGAGCGCAGCTCATCGATGCCGCTCACGGTGTTCACGGCCTCCTCGATCTTGTCCGTGATCTCGGTCTCGATCTCCTTGGGCGTCGCCCCGTCCAGGCGGGTCACGACGGACACGGTGGGAAAATCCACCTTGGGGAAGCGGTCCACGGGCAGGCGGGTGTAGCCCAGGGCTCCCACCACCACGAAGACGAGCACGAGCACGGTCGCGAAGACCGGGCGTTTCACTGAGATGGCGGCAAGCCACTGCATAATAAGAGTAGGTTCAGCGTTGGGGGGTTCGCGGAATCATCACCCGGTGCACCCGCAGGGCCCCGGTGAGCGCGATCTAGGAAACCACAGAAATCACATCAAAGCTGGGCGGTCAGCTTCACCTTCGCGCCATCCGCAGCGCCCGGTCCGGGGGAGACGATCACCATGTCCCCGGCCACCACACCCTGGCGGATCTCCACACGATCCCCGCGGGTCTCGCCCACCTCCACCAGGCGCTCCACCACCTGGCCGTCCTTCACCACAAAGACGCGGCGCGTGGGCCCCTCCGTCTTCACGGCCGTGAGCGGCACCGTCAGCACCTTCTCCTCCGGGAGCAGCAGGCGGCCTTCGGCAAACATGCCCGGCTTGAGCTGCTGGTCCTCATTGGCCACCTCGGCCTCGATGATCAAATCCCGCGCCGACTCCCGCACGGATGCCCCCACGTGCTTCACCACGCCGGTGAAGTTCCGGCCCGGTCTGGCAGGCACCATGAACTCCACCTTCTGCCCTTGCTGGATGCCGCCGACCGCAGTTTCAGGAATGTACAACTGCAGCCGCAGGGTCTGCGTGGCCACCAGGTTCACCACCTGAGAGCTGGTGCTGACATATTCGCCCGCCTCAGTCAGGCGCTCCGCCACCGTGCCGTCGAAGGGCGCGCGGATCTGCGTGTCATCCAGCGCCTTCTGCGCCTGGTCCCGCCGTGCCACCGCCGCCGCCAGCCCGGCCTCTGCCGCAGCCACATCCACCTTGAAGCGCTGGTAGTCCGCATCAGAGATCGCCTTCGTCCTCGCCAGCGGTTCATTGCGGGCCAGTTCCCGGTTCTGCCACTCTGTCTTGAGCTTGGTCTCTGCCAGGGTGGCCTCTGCCTCCTGGAGGGAGAGCCGGGCACTGCGGTCATCCAGCTTGATGAGCACGCTGCCCTTCTTCACTGCCATGCCGCGCTCCACGGCAGCCTCCACCACCTTGCCTGCCGCATTGGAGGCCACCAGGGCCTCGTGATCCCCTTTCAGCTCGCCCGTCACCCGGAGGAAGCGCGGCATTGCCTGGGGCTCGGCGGGCTGCACCGTCACTTCCAGCGGCGGCGCTTCTTCCACCGGCTTCACGGTGGAGCCCACGGGCGGCTCAGCGGCCTGGTGGGAGCATCCCACGAGCGCGAGCGCGAGCGCGGCCAGGCACAGATAAGGGAGAGGATTCATGTTGGGGCTTTTTTTTGGTCTGGTCTTGGGGGGGGAAATGGGAAATAACCGGGTTCAGCCAACGCTCTGCGGGCTGGCGATCCCGGCGTGGAAGAGGTCCGCACACACCGCCACGTAGTCCTCGCCGGTGTAGCCCTCAGAGCAGTTGGCCGTGATCTTGAGCATGCCGCCCAGCAGCATGCTGGTGAAGGCCTCCACCGCGATGGTCAGGTCCACATCCGGCCGGACATGCCCGGCCGTGCGGGCGGCCTCCAGGTTCTGCACAAAGCGGGCGCGGATGGGGCGCACGGTATCCAGGATGATCGTGCGGGCGTGCTCCGGGTGCCGGTGCGCCTCTCCCACCATCGTGCGGACGAAGGCCTCATCCTGCACCATCTTGTCATACAGGCCGGTGGCAAAGCGTCGCAGGTTCTCTTTCAGATTGCTCGTCCAGGCCTCCTGCTCGCCAATGTCCTGGCTCCCCATGGACTCGACGAAGTGCCGCATCGCCTCTGAGAGCAGCCCCTCCTTGTTCTGGAAGTGCCGGAACAGGGTCACCTCATTCACCCCCGCCTCCTCAGCGATCACGCGGGTCGTCGCCCGGGCCAGTCCGTCCCGGGCATACACCTTCAGCGCGGCCTCGATCAAGCGCTCGCGGGTGACAGAGGGTTCGTTCTTTTTAGAGGCCACAGTCTGCATGCAAGTAGTTACTTGCAGCGAGTGTAAGTGGTTGCTTGCACAATGTAAACTGCAAAAGTTTGTCTTCTTTGCCCGGCGTTGTTCGTCGATTCACGCCGCCTCCATTCGTCCACCGAGACGGTTTCCGTTCATCCTGCCGCGTGTGCCGATGTTCCCATTTTCCCGACCGCTTGTCCCATTTTCAGAGAGGCCACCCTGGCCCTCCCTATGGTGCACAGCCTCCGCTCCCGTTGCGCCATCCCGCCTGCCCCATCTGGGTGCATCGGACCCAAAAAATGATCCTGATCGAAAAATTCGCCGCACCCAGCTCCGAATCGCGGGCGTAGTGCCCATTGCGTCAAAGTATCGCCAGCCCTCCCAGGCTTCCTCAACCCCCCCGCCCCCTTCAGCGTCTGAATTCTACCGATCCTTGACAACCCGGGAAATCATCAGCATTACTGACGATCATCCAGGCAGACCTTCCGTCCCACTCATCTCTCATGAAGTTAAGCCCCGCCCCTATTGCCTTTTCCACCCTCATCTGCCTGGGCCTCGCCTCGTGCCTGCCCAAGAAAGAGGCTGCTGGCCCCCCGCCTGCCATGCCGCCCACCGTGGTGAGCGTGGAGCACCCGGTCAAAAAGCAGATCACCGAGTGGGATGAGTTCACCGGTCGTCTGGATGCCTCCGCGTCTGTGAATCTCTACTCCCAGGTGACCGGCTATCTGAAGAGCGTCCACTTCCAAGACGGCAGCGAGGTGAAAAAGGGCGACCTGCTCTTCACCGTGGATCCCCGCCCCTTCAAGGCCACCCTGGACATGACGGTGGCCCAGCAGGTGCAGGCCCGCGTGAAGCTGGAGCTCACCCGGAACGAGTTCGACCGCGCTACGAAGCTCCTGGCCGCCAAGGCCATCTCTGCTGAAGACTACGACACCCGCGCCAAAGCCGTGCGTGAGGCTGAAGCCGGGCTCCAGGTAGCGGATGCGACGGTGGAGAAAGCCAAGCTCGACGTCGAGTACACAGAGATCAAGGCCCCGGTGGACGGCCGCATTGGCCGTCGCCTCATGGACCCGGGCGGACTCGTCGTGGGCGGCCCGATGGGGGCCTCCCTCCTGGGCTCCATTGTGAGCCTGGACCCCATGTACTGCTATATTGATGCGGATGAACTCACCGTGCTGCGCTACCAGCGGCTCAACCGCACCGGCGGCGGCGCGGCCAAGGAGGAAGACCGCATCCAGTGCGAGATGGCCCTGGCCGATGATGTAGGCTTCCCGCACAAGGGGGTGATCGACTTCATGGACAACCGCCTGGACCCGAACACCGGCACCATCCAGGTGCGCATGCTCATCGCCAACCCCCGCCCAGAGCGCGGCCAGCGCGTGCTCCAGCCCGGCTACTTCGCCCGTGTGCGGGTACCTGGCAACGGCACCCAGGAAGCTCTGCTCGTCGATGACAAGGCCATCGGGGCGGATCTCGCGCAGAAGGTCGTCATGGTCGTGGATGACAACAATATCGTTACACCCCGCCCGGTGGAGGTCGGCCCCGTCATCGATGGCAAGCGCGTGATCCGCAAGGGGCTCACCGAGAAAGATCGCGTCATCTCCCACGGCTTCGTCGCCAAGATCCGCCCCGGCATGCCGGTGGATCCCAAGACGCCGGAGGAGGCCGCCAAGCTCCAGGCCCAGGCCGCGCCTGCCGCTGCCGCTGGTCATTGATCCCGGGACCGCCCGCCCCCCTCGTTTCCTCGTTCTTCAGTCCTCAGTCCTGATTCCCGCCTTGGGGGGAGTTGACGCTCCCCCTTCCTCAACCTCCCGCATGCCCGGCGCGTTGCCCGGGTAGTTGTCTCACTCCCAGACATGAACTTTGCCAAATTCTTCATCGACCGGCCCATCTTCGCGGCCGTGCTCTCGATTCTGATCACCCTGGTGGGAGGCATCTCCCTCTTCACCCTCCCCATTGAGCAGTACCCGGAGGTGGCCCCGCCCACCGTGGTGGTGACCGCCTCCTACCCCGGTGCGAACCCCCAGGTGGTGTCTGAGACGGTGGCCAACCCCATTGAGCAGGAGATCAACGGGGTGGAAAACATGCTCTACATGTCCTCCGCCTGCACGGCAGACGGCGTGTGTACCATCACCGTGACCTTTAAGCTGGGCACAGACCTGGACATGGCCCAGGTGCAGGTGCAGAACCGCGTGTCCATCGCCACCGCGAAGCTGCCTGAGGAAGTGCGGCGTCTCGGCATCACGACCATCAAGCAGTCGCCCAACCTCGCCATGGTGGTGCACCTGCTCTCCCCCAATGACACCTATGACAGCCTGTACGTAGGAAACTACGCCTTCCTGAACGTGAAGGACCACCTGGCCCGTCTCCCCGGCGTAGGCTCCGTGCAGGTCTTCGGCGCGCGGGACTACGCCATGCGCATCTGGCTGGACCCGGACAAGATCTCCTCCCGCAGCATGACCCCCTCTGAGGTGGTCGCCGCCATCCGTGAGCAGAACGTGCAGGTGGCCGCCGGGGTGCTCGGGGCCCAGCCCGCCCCCGCTGGCACGCCGTACCAGCTCACCGTCACCACCCAGGGCCGCCTTACTGAGCCCTCCCAGTTTGAGAACATCATCGTCAAGCGCGGCGAGAACGGCCAGGTGACGCGGGTGAAAGACGTGGCCCGTGTGGAGCTGGCCGCCCGTGATTATAACCTCGACTCCTTTCTCAATGGCAAGCCAGCCGCCGCGCTCGTGCTCTTCCAGCTCCCCGGCTCCAATGCGCTGGAGACCCGCCAGGCCGTGGGTAAGAAGATGGACGAGCTCTCCTCCGCCTTCCCACCCGGGCTGAAGTACGACATCGTGTATGACACCACCATCTTCACGCAGAAGTCCATCGACGCCGTGGTACACACCTTTATCGAGGCCCTCCTGCTCGTGGTGCTCGTGGTCATCGTCTTCCTGCAGAACTGGCGCGCTTCCTTGATCCCGCTGCTCGCCGTGCCGGTCTCCATCGTGGGCACCTTCCTGGTGATGAAACTGTTCGGCTTCTCGCTGAACAACCTCACGCTCTTCGGCCTCGTGCTCGCCATCGGCATCGTCGTGGATGACGCCATCGTGGTGGTGGAGAACGTGGAACGCAACATGGCCCTCGGCCTCTCCCCGCTCCAGGCCGCCCGACGCGCCATGGAGGAGGTGAGCGGCCCGGTCGTCGCCGTGGCCGTGGTGCTCACCGCCGTGTTCGTCCCCACCGCCTTCATGACCGGTCTGACCGGCCAGTTCTACAAGCAGTTCGCGTTGACGATCGCCGTCTCCACCATCATCTCCGCGTTCAACTCCCTCACGCTCTCCCCCGCCCTCAGCGCCATCCTGCTGAAGCCCCACCACGCGAAGCCGGACTTCTTCCAGCGCCTGCTGAACTTCTTCTTCGGCTGGTTCTTCAAGCTCTTCAACTGGACCTTCGACAAGCTCACCGCCGCCTACTCCGGCGTGGTGAAAGGCACCTTGAGACTCGCTCTCGTCGCCCTGCTCCTCTACGGTGGCCTCCTCTACCTCACGGTGGATCTCTTCAACAAGGTGCCCACCGGCTTCGTGCCGCCTGCAGACAAGGGCTTCATCATCGCCTTCGCCCAGCTTCCAGACGGTGCCTCGCTGGAGCGTACTCGTGAGGTCACGCTGCGCATGGGCAGGATCGCCCGCAGCATCCCCGGCGTGGTGAACAGCGTGGAGTTCCCCGGCTTCAACCCGCTGGTCGGGGGGAACATGCCCAACTCCGGCGTGGCCTTCATCGGTCTGGAGGACTTCGAGAAACGCAAGGGCGATCCGTCCAAGAGCCTCGAGTCCATCCTGGGCCAGATGATGGGCCAGTTCGCCGGGATCGAGGAAGCACTCGCCCTTTGCTTCCCCTCCCCCTCCGTGGACGGCATCGGGATGGTCGGCGGCTTCAAGCTCCAGATCAAAGACAACCTCGCCCAGGGCAAGGACGCGCTCGCCGGGGCCGCCTTCAACATGATGTTCAAGGCCGCTGAAGTCCCCGGTCTGGCCGGGGTCTTCACCACCATCCGCCCGAATGTGCCCCAGGTGCACGTAGAGGTGGACCGTGTGAAGGCGAAGAGCATGGGCGTGCAGTTGAGCGATGTGTTCGACACCCTGCAGATCTGCCTGGGCTCCCTGTACGTGAATGACTTCAACCGCTTCGGTCGCGTGTATCAGGTGACGGCGCAGGCGGATGCCAAGTTCCGTCTCGTGCCGTCAGACATCACCCGGCTGAAAGTGCGCAATGACAAGGGCGGCATGGTCCCGCTCGGCACCCTGGTCAAGGTCTCAGAAGTCACCGGGCTGGATGTCGCCTCCCGCTTCAATACCGCCGCCAGTGCCGACCTCACCGGGAACGTCCTGCCAGGCACCTCTTCCGGGCAGGCCATCGCTGCGATTGAAAAGCTCGCCAAAGAGCAGCTCCCGCCGGGCTTCTCCATCGACTGGACGGAACTCACCCTGCAGGAGATCCTGGCTGGCAACGCCGCCGTGTACATCTTCCCGCTGTGCGTGATCTTCGTCTTCCTGGCACTGGCCGCCCAGTATGAAAGCTGGACCCTGCCACTGGCCATCATCCTCATCGTGCCCATGTGCATCCTCTCCGCGCTGCTGGGGATCACGTACCTGCCCTCCCTGTTTGCCATGTTGGGCCTGCCCCATCAGATGCTGGACAACAACATCTTCACCCAGATCGGGCTCGTGGTGTTGGTGGGCCTGGCGTCGAAAAACGCCATCCTCATCGTCGAGTTCGCCAAGCAGCTTGAGGATCAGGGCAAGCCGCTCTTTGAGGCCACGGTGGAGGCCGCCCGCCTCCGTCTGCGCCCCATCTTGATGACCAGCTTCGCCTTCATCCTCGGCGTGCTTCCGCTCGTGCTCTCACAGGGGGCCGGTGCAGAGATGCGCCGCACCCTGGGCACGGCCGTGTTTGCCGGCATGATCGGCGTCACCATCTTCGGCCTCATCCTCACCCCCGTCTTCTACCTCGTGATCCGGAAACTCACCGGCAGCAAGAAGAAGAAGGTGGTGGAGGCAGAACCTGCCCATCCGGTCAAGGAAGTTGTCGCCAGCCACTGACGAATCTGCTTATGGTGTGCGTGCATGCAATCGCTTTCCAAAGTCCAATGGTACGGACTGAGCTTCCTGGTGCTGCACACCATCATCATCGCCATGGTCTATGCGGGCACCAGCCGCGGCGGACCGTGGGAGATCAAGCTCATCCAGCAGTTTTTTGACTACCCGGTAGAGTCCCTCATCACCCGCCTTGCTGATCATGCCTCTGACAAAGTCCCCACCCTCACGCGATGGGACCACTATGAAAAATTTCATTATGCCAGCGCTGCGATTGTCGGCGGACTCGCGTATTACACGCTCGGCATCGCCATCGGATTCGTAATGACACTCGTCGCCCCCAAGACCCAAGAAGACCTCGACCTCGACTCCCAAGACACTCGCTCATGAACCTACGCCTCCACCCTGCCTGGCACATGCTTTCCTTGTGCCTGCTTTCAGCCTGCGCCGTCGGCCCCAACCCCAAGACTCCGGAAACACAGGTCGGAGCCCAGTTCGACAACAAGAACCAGGGCGGTTATGTCACCGCTCCCACCGTGGCCCAGTGGTGGCGTCGCTACAACGATCCCAAGCTCAACAGCCTGGTCGATCGTGCCATCGCCAGCAACCTGGACCTGAAGATTGCCGCCGCCCGTGTGGAAGAAGCCCGCGCCCTGCGTGCCGCCGTCCGCTACGACTACTTCCCCACCGTCACCTCCGCCGCCAGCTACACGAACCAGCGCCAGAGCAAGGCCGCCAGCTCCCCGGGACTGGACCGCACCTCTGAGCTGTATGACGCCGGTCTGGACGCCTCCTGGGAGCTCGACTTCTGGGGCCGCGTGCGCCGCAGCAACTGGGCCGCCAGGGCAGATGTGCGCGCCGCAGAAGCCGCCGTGGAAGACGGTCTCGTGCTCGTCACCGCAGAGGTCGCCAGCACCTACCTCGAACTCCGCGGCCTGCAGCACCAGCTTGCCGTACGCCGCCGCAACGCCGACAACCAGCAGCAGACGCTGAAGCTCACCGAGAGCCTCCTCCAAGGCGGCCGCGGCACCGAGCTCGACACCTCCCGTGCCCGTGCCCAACTGAACTCCACCCTCGCCGCGATCCCCCTCATTGAGGGTCTCATCGCGCAGGACATCCACCGCCTGAGCGTCCTCATCGGCACCACGCCGTCCACGCTCAAGCCGGAGCTCATCAAGCCCAGGCCGATCCCCACGCTGCCCAGCATCGTCCGCATTGGCAACCCCTCTGAGCTGCTCCGCCGCCGCCCAGACATCCGTGCCGTGGAGGCCGATCTCGAGGCCGCCACTCACCGGGTGGGAGTCGCCACCGCCGACCTCTTCCCCCGCGTGACCTTCAACGGCACCGCCTCTCTCCAGGCAGACAGCTTCAGCGGTCCCTGGTCTGGAGCCAACTCCTTCGGCCCCCGCATCTCGTGGGCAGCCTTCGACCTTGGTCGCGTGAAAGCGCAGATCAATGCCGCCAATGCCCGTGTGGATGCCCAGGTATCCACCTATTACAAGACGGTGCTCGGTGCGCTTGAGGAAACGGAAAACGCCCTGGTCACCTTCGGTCGCCAGCGCGCCCGCCGCAACTACCTCAGCGAATCCGCCACTGCCTCAGAGCAGGCCGCCAACCTCGCCCGCGAGCGCTATCAGAACGGTGTGGCTGACTTCCTGACCGTGCTCGACGCCGAGCGCGTGCTCCTGGAAGCCCAGAGCCTCCTGGCCGAAAGCCAGACCGCCACCGCCACCTCCCAGGTCGCCATCTACAAGGCCCTCGGCGGCGGTTGGGAAGGCATCGGTGCCTCCGGCAGAAACTCCGGCACCGGCGCTGCGCCCAAGTGATGCGATGAGTTAGATCTCATTCGATCACATCTTACCTTCAGCAACCCCCGACGACCGCAAGGCGTCGGGGGTTGTTGTTTTGGAGCGGAGTTGGCCTCACACGAAGGCACAAAGGCACCACTCTCGCGTTGCCTTCTCAACCAAAAGCAGCGCCCACCATACCCAATCACCCAAAAACCTCCGCGCCGTGGTTGGAGTACCGCCTTTAGGCGGCGCATTGAAAACGCCCCCACTGGTCATCCAGTCCACTAACGCGGAGCACGAGGATTCGCTCCGGCGACTGACCGCCTAAAGGCGGTACTCCAACCCTGCCGCGAACCCCTCCGATGGAATACGCAGGTCCAATCGCTCTCGCGTTGCCTTCTCAACCAAAAGCAGCGCCCAGCACATCCAACCACCCAAAAAGCCTCCGCACCGTGGTTGGAGTTCCGCCTTTAGGCGGCGCATTGAAAACGCCCCCACTGGTCATCCAGTCCACTAACGCGGAGCACGAGAATTCGCTCAGACGACTGAGCCGCCTAAAGGCGGTACTCCAACCCTGCTGCGAACCTTCCCCCTTGGATTTCGCTGCCCCCACCCCCTGATCCAGTCCAAGGAACTCCCACCCCCCCCGATCTCCCTCTTCGCGCCTTCGCGCCTTCGTGCCTTCGTGCCTTCGTGCCTTCGTGTGAGCAAAATCAAACCACCCACCCCGCCCTTCAATTCCGCATTCCCCCTTTTACATTCCCCTTTCCGCCTTCCCCCTTCCCCAGAGCAACATCCTCCAGCCCTCGCGCCCCTTCCGCACATTCCTTTTCCACGTTCTTGGACATTTTTGGTCTCAATTTCCCGTACTGGACACATTCAAGATGATGACTCTGTGAAACCAGGACAGCCCATCACCCGCTCGGGGTGATTGCCAATCCCTTCACAGAGAAAGAGTTTCGCCCCTTTCCGACGATCATGCTGCGTACTCACACCGCCCTGTTGCTAGCCGGAGCCGCCCTCGGTTCCCAGCTCTCCGCTGCCACCTTCCCTCCGGTCAAGGTGGAGTTCAACCGGGACATCCGGCCGCTCCTCGCCGACGCCTGTTTCCACTGCCATGGGCCCGACCCCGGCACGCGCAAGGCGGGACTTCGCCTGGATACCGAGGCCGGCTTCTTCACTCCCTCCGAGCCAGGGGCCAGCCCCACCATCGTCAAGAACGACCCGGAAAAGAGCCCGCTCTACCAGCGCCTCATCACCACGGACACGGATGACGTCATGCCGCCGCCGGAGTCGCACAAGACGCTGAAGCCGGAGCAGATCGCCCTCGTCCGCCAGTGGATCGCAGAAGGTGCCCCCTGGCAGCCGCACTGGGCCTTCATCACCCCCAGCCTGCCCGCCCAGCCGGAGGTGCAGCAGAAGGCCTGGGTGCGCAATCCCATCGACACATTCGTGCTCGCCGCCCTGGAGAAAAAAGGCCTCACCCCCGCCCCGGAAGCAGACCGCCATACGCTGGCCCGCCGCGCCGCGTTGGACATCACCGGCCTGCCGCCCGAGCCCGCCGAGCTGGAAGCCTTTCTCAAAGACACGGCCCCGG contains these protein-coding regions:
- a CDS encoding efflux transporter outer membrane subunit, encoding MNLRLHPAWHMLSLCLLSACAVGPNPKTPETQVGAQFDNKNQGGYVTAPTVAQWWRRYNDPKLNSLVDRAIASNLDLKIAAARVEEARALRAAVRYDYFPTVTSAASYTNQRQSKAASSPGLDRTSELYDAGLDASWELDFWGRVRRSNWAARADVRAAEAAVEDGLVLVTAEVASTYLELRGLQHQLAVRRRNADNQQQTLKLTESLLQGGRGTELDTSRARAQLNSTLAAIPLIEGLIAQDIHRLSVLIGTTPSTLKPELIKPRPIPTLPSIVRIGNPSELLRRRPDIRAVEADLEAATHRVGVATADLFPRVTFNGTASLQADSFSGPWSGANSFGPRISWAAFDLGRVKAQINAANARVDAQVSTYYKTVLGALEETENALVTFGRQRARRNYLSESATASEQAANLARERYQNGVADFLTVLDAERVLLEAQSLLAESQTATATSQVAIYKALGGGWEGIGASGRNSGTGAAPK
- a CDS encoding TetR/AcrR family transcriptional regulator; this encodes MQTVASKKNEPSVTRERLIEAALKVYARDGLARATTRVIAEEAGVNEVTLFRHFQNKEGLLSEAMRHFVESMGSQDIGEQEAWTSNLKENLRRFATGLYDKMVQDEAFVRTMVGEAHRHPEHARTIILDTVRPIRARFVQNLEAARTAGHVRPDVDLTIAVEAFTSMLLGGMLKITANCSEGYTGEDYVAVCADLFHAGIASPQSVG
- a CDS encoding efflux RND transporter permease subunit; its protein translation is MNFAKFFIDRPIFAAVLSILITLVGGISLFTLPIEQYPEVAPPTVVVTASYPGANPQVVSETVANPIEQEINGVENMLYMSSACTADGVCTITVTFKLGTDLDMAQVQVQNRVSIATAKLPEEVRRLGITTIKQSPNLAMVVHLLSPNDTYDSLYVGNYAFLNVKDHLARLPGVGSVQVFGARDYAMRIWLDPDKISSRSMTPSEVVAAIREQNVQVAAGVLGAQPAPAGTPYQLTVTTQGRLTEPSQFENIIVKRGENGQVTRVKDVARVELAARDYNLDSFLNGKPAAALVLFQLPGSNALETRQAVGKKMDELSSAFPPGLKYDIVYDTTIFTQKSIDAVVHTFIEALLLVVLVVIVFLQNWRASLIPLLAVPVSIVGTFLVMKLFGFSLNNLTLFGLVLAIGIVVDDAIVVVENVERNMALGLSPLQAARRAMEEVSGPVVAVAVVLTAVFVPTAFMTGLTGQFYKQFALTIAVSTIISAFNSLTLSPALSAILLKPHHAKPDFFQRLLNFFFGWFFKLFNWTFDKLTAAYSGVVKGTLRLALVALLLYGGLLYLTVDLFNKVPTGFVPPADKGFIIAFAQLPDGASLERTREVTLRMGRIARSIPGVVNSVEFPGFNPLVGGNMPNSGVAFIGLEDFEKRKGDPSKSLESILGQMMGQFAGIEEALALCFPSPSVDGIGMVGGFKLQIKDNLAQGKDALAGAAFNMMFKAAEVPGLAGVFTTIRPNVPQVHVEVDRVKAKSMGVQLSDVFDTLQICLGSLYVNDFNRFGRVYQVTAQADAKFRLVPSDITRLKVRNDKGGMVPLGTLVKVSEVTGLDVASRFNTAASADLTGNVLPGTSSGQAIAAIEKLAKEQLPPGFSIDWTELTLQEILAGNAAVYIFPLCVIFVFLALAAQYESWTLPLAIILIVPMCILSALLGITYLPSLFAMLGLPHQMLDNNIFTQIGLVVLVGLASKNAILIVEFAKQLEDQGKPLFEATVEAARLRLRPILMTSFAFILGVLPLVLSQGAGAEMRRTLGTAVFAGMIGVTIFGLILTPVFYLVIRKLTGSKKKKVVEAEPAHPVKEVVASH
- a CDS encoding efflux RND transporter periplasmic adaptor subunit — encoded protein: MNPLPYLCLAALALALVGCSHQAAEPPVGSTVKPVEEAPPLEVTVQPAEPQAMPRFLRVTGELKGDHEALVASNAAGKVVEAAVERGMAVKKGSVLIKLDDRSARLSLQEAEATLAETKLKTEWQNRELARNEPLARTKAISDADYQRFKVDVAAAEAGLAAAVARRDQAQKALDDTQIRAPFDGTVAERLTEAGEYVSTSSQVVNLVATQTLRLQLYIPETAVGGIQQGQKVEFMVPARPGRNFTGVVKHVGASVRESARDLIIEAEVANEDQQLKPGMFAEGRLLLPEEKVLTVPLTAVKTEGPTRRVFVVKDGQVVERLVEVGETRGDRVEIRQGVVAGDMVIVSPGPGAADGAKVKLTAQL
- a CDS encoding efflux RND transporter periplasmic adaptor subunit — protein: MKLSPAPIAFSTLICLGLASCLPKKEAAGPPPAMPPTVVSVEHPVKKQITEWDEFTGRLDASASVNLYSQVTGYLKSVHFQDGSEVKKGDLLFTVDPRPFKATLDMTVAQQVQARVKLELTRNEFDRATKLLAAKAISAEDYDTRAKAVREAEAGLQVADATVEKAKLDVEYTEIKAPVDGRIGRRLMDPGGLVVGGPMGASLLGSIVSLDPMYCYIDADELTVLRYQRLNRTGGGAAKEEDRIQCEMALADDVGFPHKGVIDFMDNRLDPNTGTIQVRMLIANPRPERGQRVLQPGYFARVRVPGNGTQEALLVDDKAIGADLAQKVVMVVDDNNIVTPRPVEVGPVIDGKRVIRKGLTEKDRVISHGFVAKIRPGMPVDPKTPEEAAKLQAQAAPAAAAGH